In Aegilops tauschii subsp. strangulata cultivar AL8/78 chromosome 3, Aet v6.0, whole genome shotgun sequence, one genomic interval encodes:
- the LOC109738089 gene encoding RNA-binding protein P has product MGKKRKLEPKSTLAANSPAAKAPPAAKIAEPAAPPPQPETLAEYYPTPSQTVAQESGSIAGGAAVKQEVGGEEDEWEEVEEEVEEEEEEEEVEEEEQQQAEEGDSDPASIQALLEVFPKEQLVELLRDAAVRHGDVRESVRRAADADPAQRKIFVHGLGWDTTVDILTEAFRPYGEIEDLKLVSDRNTGKCKGYGFILFSRLSGARAALLEPQKKIGNRTTSCQLASLGPVPPGGAANNPMLATAPAPAPAALILPPVSEYTQRKIFVSNVGADIDPQKLLQFFSKYGEIEEGPLGLDKATGKPKGFALFVYRTLESAKKALQEPHKSFEGVMLHCQKAIDGPKPNKGGGYGATTTSGRKGAAGYGASSHSLPGSVGAGYGMASPASLASMPGSVPGGPGMNPALGQALTAFLATQGGGLGLNNILGVGPNSSGVPNSGSSGALGGGGVPGMPGSYMGGYGGGGGYGGPPGGPGRNYMGH; this is encoded by the coding sequence ATGGGCAAGAAGCGGAAGCTCGAGCCGAAATCCACCTTGGCAGCAAACTCCCCCGCCGCTAAGGCTCCACCTGCCGCAAAGATCGCCGAGCCGGCAGCCCCTCCCCCCcagcccgaaaccctagccgaGTACTACCCCACTCCCTCCCAAACCGTGGCCCAGGAGAGCGGGTCCATCGCTGGGGGCGCGGCGGTGAAGCAGGAGGTGGGCGGCGAGGAGGACGAGTGGGAGGAGGTGGAAGaggaggtggaagaggaggaggaggaggaggaggtcgaggaggAAGAACAGCAGCAGGCGGAGGAGGGCGACAGCGACCCCGCTTCGATCCAGGCGCTGCTGGAGGTGTTCCCCAAGGAGCAGCTCGTCGAGCTGCTCCGCGACGCCGCCGTCCGCCACGGCGACGTGCGCGAGTCCGTCCGCCGAGCGGCCGACGCGGATCCAGCCCAGCGGAAGATCTTCGTCCACGGCCTCGGCTGGGACACCACCGTGGACATCCTCACCGAGGCTTTCCGCCCCTATGGTGAGATCGAGGATCTCAAGCTCGTCTCAGACCGTAACACGGGCAAGTGCAAGGGCTACGGGTTCATCCTCTTCAGCCGCCTTTCTGGCGCCCGCGCGGCCCTGCTGGAGCCCCAGAAGAAGATCGGCAACCGCACTACCTCCTGCCAGCTTGCTTCTTTGGGCCCTGTCCCACCTGGCGGTGCGGCCAACAATCCTATGTTGGCTACAGCTCCAGCTCCGGCTCCAGCAGCCTTGATACTACCGCCAGTTTCTGAGTACACACAGCGGAAGATTTTTGTTAGCAATGTTGGCGCAGATATCGACCCACAGAAACTGCTGCAGTTCTTTTCAAAgtatggtgaaattgaggagggtCCTCTTGGGCTCGACAAGGCAACCGGGAAGCCCAAGGGTTTTGCTCTGTTTGTTTACAGGACCCTTGAGAGCGCCAAGAAGGCGCTCCAGGAGCCGCACAAGTCATTTGAGGGTGTTATGCTGCACTGCCAGAAGGCAATCGATGGGCCAAAACCCAACAAAGGAGGAGGATATGGTGCCACAACTACAAGTGGGAGGAAGGGCGCTGCTGGCTATGGTGCTAGTAGCCATTCTCTGCCTGGTAGTGTTGGTGCTGGTTATGGGATGGCATCTCCAGCGAGCCTGGCTTCAATGCCTGGGTCTGTACCTGGTGGTCCAGGGATGAATCCTGCACTGGGCCAGGCTTTAACAGCTTTCTTGGCCACCCAAGGGGGAGGGTTGGGTCTGAATAACATCCTTGGAGTTGGTCCTAATAGTTCAGGGGTGCCAAATTCAGGGTCTTCTGGAGctcttggtggtggtggtgtaccTGGAATGCCTGGCAGTTATATGGGAGGCTATGGGGGTGGTGGCGGGTATGGTGGTCCACCGGGAGGTCCAGGAAGAAATTACATGGGTCATTAG